One segment of Danio aesculapii chromosome 3, fDanAes4.1, whole genome shotgun sequence DNA contains the following:
- the ccndx gene encoding cyclin Dx → MSVSLWCEEDSGRDRTHQASVRAPWDPSASGQRVIQRLLQSEERYLPSPLYISLVQREPQRREELAKWTMEVCCECDCDESVFPLAVSLLDRYLSATLSLPVSPSCLAAACILLASKVTESDTVSAVTLCAAAEYDFLSANLREMERVVLATLRWDVLAVTPQDFIPLFLQTLGELRDGDGHTGDFLTTLRRHGDTLVAMCVCDSRFLGTPPSLVAAAALNSALRGLRARSAGEMSLMTAALATLCQTDLALLQCCTELIDGALRERLRTGAQEQKDGDIEEEERASTPIDLREIDF, encoded by the exons ATGTCTGTGTCTCTGTGGTGCGAGGAGGACTCGGGTCGGGACAGGACGCACCAGGCTTCAGTGCGAGCCCCCTGGGACCCCAGCGCTTCGGGACAGAGGGTCATTCAGAGGCTCTTGCAGTCAGAGGAGAGGTACCTGCCGTCCCCGCTCTACATCTCACTGGTCCAGAGAGAGCCGCAGCGCAGAGAGGAGCTGGCCAAGTGGACAATGGAG GTGTGCTGTGAATGTGACTGTGACGAGTCTGTGTTTCCTCTGGCTGTCTCTCTGCTGGACCGCTACCTGTCAGCCACTCTATCTCTGCCCGTCTCTCCATCATGTCTTGCTGCTGCCTGTATCCTGCTGGCCTCTAAAGTGACAGAGAGCGACACAGTCAGTGCTGTTACTCTCTGTGCAGCAGCCGAGTACGACTTTCTGTCAGCAAATCTGAGG GAAATGGAGCGTGTGGTTCTGGCGACTCTGCGCTGGGATGTATTGGCGGTGACCCCGCAGGACTTCATCCCACTCTTCCTGCAGACTCTCGGCGAGCTCCGGGACGGGGACGGGCACACTGGGGACTTTTTGACGACTCTGCGACGCCACGGGGACACTCTGGTCGCCATGTGCGTGTGCGACTCGCGCTTTCTGGGGACTCCGCCGTCACTGGTGGCCGCGGCCGCACTCAACTCCGCCTTGCGGGGATTAAGAGCCCGGAGCGCGGGAGAGATGAGCCTCATGACCGCTGCACTCGCCACACTCTGCCAAACCGATTTG GCGCTGCTGCAGTGCTGCACTGAGCTGATAGACGGCGCTCTCAGAGAGAGACTGAGAACTGGAGCACAGGAGCAGAAAGATGGAGACattgaagaagaagaaagagcCAGCACTCCCATAGACCTGAGAGAAATAGACTTTTAA